One genomic region from Clarias gariepinus isolate MV-2021 ecotype Netherlands chromosome 22, CGAR_prim_01v2, whole genome shotgun sequence encodes:
- the kcna10a gene encoding potassium voltage-gated channel subfamily A member 10, which produces MTVQAERMEVALVDFEKLENMKSNVDGPNYSNDKAVLTGDMPEMGLGSNVNHVMCTPNMSSNQEKSQIMREPLSPSIPPPTTRGRPSCASLVSNWKLLLNMEGSQGDSTFNKLAKESYEDIFMYKKDIEDGEQKVIINIAGLHFETRLKTLDQFPDTLLGDPLKRMEYFDPMRNEYFFDRNRPSFDGILYYYQSGGKIRRPANVPLDIFADEIHFYQLGNEAMEQFREEEGFIKEPEVPLPSNEIYRQFWLLFEYPESSNAARGVALVSLIVIIVSIIIFCMETLPEFRDDFEVFQAIGLPINRTTSAGFPSPRATSKTISTTFTDPFFIIETACIIWFVFEIVVRFLVCPSKRKFFNNIMNVIDLISIIPYFVTFVTELAAVTHTNTGGQNMSLAILRIIRLVRVFRIFKLSRHSKGLQILGQTLKASMRELGLLIFFLFIGVILFSSAIYFVEVDDPNTQFSSIPDGFWWAVVTMTTVGYGDMCPITLGGKIVGTLCAIAGVLTIALPVPVIVSNFNYFYHRETEQDDKKQISDDSQKLGNATNHGSNSSLNKINEKSEGGKA; this is translated from the coding sequence ATGACTGTCCAAGCTGAGAGAATGGAAGTGGCATTAGTTGACTTTGAGAAGTTGGAAAACATGAAAAGTAATGTGGATGGCCCAAATTACTCCAACGACAAAGCAGTTTTGACTGGGGATATGCCAGAAATGGGTCTGGGCTCCAATGTCAACCATGTCATGTGTACCCCAAATATGTCTTCAAACCAAGAGAAAAGTCAGATTATGAGGGAGCCACTGTCCCCCTCCATACCACCCCCAACCACAAGAGGGCGTCCTAGCTGTGCTAGCCTGGTATCCAACTGGAAACTCTTATTAAACATGGAAGGCTCTCAGGGTGATAGTACATTCAACAAACTGGCTAAAGAATCCTATGAGGATATATTTATGTACAagaaagacattgaggatggtGAGCAGAAAGTCATTATCAATATTGCTGGTCTTCATTTTGAAACAAGACTCAAGACCTTAGACCAATTCCCTGATACTTTGCTGGGCGATCCCTTAAAAAGAATGGAATACTTTGATCCAATGAGAAACGAATATTTCTTTGATCGTAATCGTCCAAGCTTTGATGGAATTTTGTACTATTACCAGTCAGGCGGAAAGATCCGCAGACCTGCGAACGTTCCCTTAGATATTTTTGCAGATGAGATACATTTCTATCAGCTGGGAAATGAAGCCATGGAGCAGTTCCGTGAAGAAGAAGGCTTTATTAAGGAACCAGAGGTTCCTCTACCATCAAATGAGATCTATCGACAGTTCTGGTTGCTCTTTGAGTACCCTGAGAGCTCAAATGCAGCTCGTGGAGTTGCTCTGGTCTCACTTATTGTGATTATTGTATCCATCATCATCTTTTGCATGGAAACTCTTCCAGAGTTCCGTGATGACTTTGAGGTCTTTCAAGCTATTGGACTCCCAATCAATCGTACAACGAGTGCTGGATTTCCTTCACCACGTGCCACTTCCAAAACCATTAGCACCACTTTTACTGACCCTTTCTTTATTATTGAAACAGCCTGCATCATCTGGTTTGTCTTTGAGATTGTTGTCCGCTTCCTGGTTTGTCCAAGCAAACGCAAGTTCTTCAACAACATTATGAATGTGATTGACCTTATCTCGATCATCCCATATTTTGTCACTTTTGTAACTGAACTGGCAGCCGTGACCCATACTAATACTGGAGGACAGAACATGTCTTTGGCCATTCTTCGAATAATCAGATTAGTGAGAGTGTTCAGGATCTTCAAGCTATCGCGTCATTCCAAAGGTCTTCAGATTTTGGGTCAGACACTCAAGGCCAGCATGAGGGAACTGGGCTTGCTCatcttttttctcttcatcGGAGTTATACTCTTCTCCAGTGCCATCTACTTCGTTGAGGTGGATGACCCCAACACACAATTCAGTAGCATCCCTGATGGATTCTGGTGGGCTGTTGTCACCATGACCACAGTGGGATATGGAGACATGTGTCCCATTACACTCGGAGGAAAAATAGTCGGCACACTGTGTGCCATTGCTGGGGTTTTGACCATTGCTTTGCCCGTGCCTGTCATTGTGTCCAACTTCAACTACTTCTATCACCGGGAGACGGAGCAGGATGACAAAAAGCAGATATCTGATGATTCTCAAAAACTAGGGAATGCCACAAATCATGGCAGTAACTCATCTCTGAATAAGATAAATGAGAAATCTGAAGGTGGAAAAGCATGA